In Rhodamnia argentea isolate NSW1041297 chromosome 4, ASM2092103v1, whole genome shotgun sequence, the following proteins share a genomic window:
- the LOC115751023 gene encoding flowering-promoting factor 1-like, giving the protein MSGVWVFKNGVYRLVENPQAEGLDGRQASPRRKVLVHLPSGEEISSYSSLEQILRGLGWERYHGRGDADLIRFHKHNSIDLISLPRDFSKFSSVHMYDIVIKNPNIFHVQDRS; this is encoded by the coding sequence ATGTCGGGGGTTTGGGTGTTCAAGAATGGAGTGTACCGTTTGGTCGAGAACCCGCAGGCAGAGGGTTTGGATGGGAGGCAGGCGAGCCCCCGTAGGAAGGTGTTAGTGCACTTGCCGAGCGGGGAGGAGATATCTTCCTACTCGTCGCTGGAGCAAATCTTGAGGGGATTGGGATGGGAGAGGTACCACGGCCGGGGAGATGCCGACCTCATACGGTTCCACAAGCACAACTCCATCGACCTCATCTCTCTCCCCCGCGACTTCTCCAAGTTCAGCTCCGTCCACATGTACGACATTGTCATCAAGAACCCCAACATCTTCCACGTCCAAGACCGCTCTTGA